The Penaeus chinensis breed Huanghai No. 1 chromosome 16, ASM1920278v2, whole genome shotgun sequence genome window below encodes:
- the LOC125033294 gene encoding uncharacterized protein DDB_G0271670-like codes for SSSSPSPSSSSSSSSSSSSSSSSSSSSSSSSSSSSSSSSSSSSSSSSSSSSSSSSSSSSSSSSSSSSSSSSSSSSSSSSSSSSSSSSSSPSPSSSSSSSSSSPSPSPSPSPSPSPSPSPSSSSSSSSSSSSSSSSSSSSSSSSSSSSSSSSSSSSSSSSSSSSSSSSSSSSSSSSSSPSPSSSSSPSPSSSSSSSSPSPSSSSSSSSSSSSSSSSSSSSTRKRDKNVECAHQLVLERVTFSPAQYSFPGTLKYFFDKKYFISFYLDVKLALLVNFELLS; via the exons tcatcatcatcaccatcaccatcatcatcatcatcatcatcatcatcatcatcatcatcatcatcatcatcatcatcatcatcatcatcatcatcatcatcatcatcatcatcatcatcatcatcatcatcatcatcatcatcatcatcatcatcatcatcatcatcatcatcatcatcatcatcatcatcatcatcatcatcatcatcatcatcatcatcatcatcatcatcatcatcatcatcatcatcatcatcatcatcatcaccatcaccatcatcatcatcatcatcatcatcatcatcaccatcaccatcaccatcaccatcaccatcaccatcaccatcaccatcaccatcatcatcatcatcatcatcatcatcatcatcatcatcatcatcatcatcatcatcatcatcatcatcatcatcatcatcatcatcatcatcatcatcatcatcatcatcatcatcatcatcatcatcatcatcatcatcatcatcatcatcatcatcatcatcatcatcatcaccatcaccatcatcatcatcatcaccatcaccatcatcatcatcatcatcatcatcaccatcaccatcatcat catcatcatcatcatcatcatcatcatcatcatcatcatcatcatcatcatca acaagaaaaagagataagaacgTAGAGTGTGCACATCAGCTTGTCCTCGAGCGTGTCACCTTCAGTCCAGCTCAGTACAGTTTCCCAGGCACGCTCAAGTATTTCTTTGATAAGAAATACTTCATAAGTTTCTACTTAGATGTCAAACTTGCCTTATTGGTTAACTTTGAACTCTTGTCttaa